The Methanosphaera sp. WGK6 genome contains a region encoding:
- a CDS encoding DUF4258 domain-containing protein, translating into MDAFDSFIIGDTGNIEFCFENKHFIKRLDDNRISREYIVDTIFYEDPIRYEPSGQNMYEVIYPAPENKDYAEIKVVLACKGNKIDLVTVIPLGKTNRQKNKYKSDSYKKVEKKRIQAMQKRKY; encoded by the coding sequence ATGGATGCATTTGATAGTTTTATCATAGGAGATACAGGAAATATCGAGTTTTGTTTTGAAAACAAACACTTCATCAAAAGACTTGATGACAATAGAATATCAAGAGAGTATATTGTAGATACGATATTTTATGAAGATCCAATAAGATATGAGCCAAGTGGCCAAAATATGTATGAGGTAATTTATCCAGCACCTGAAAACAAGGATTATGCAGAAATAAAAGTAGTACTAGCATGTAAAGGAAATAAAATAGACTTAGTTACAGTAATTCCATTAGGTAAAACAAATAGACAAAAAAATAAGTATAAATCAGATAGTTATAAGAAAGTTGAGAAAAAAAGAATACAAGCAATGCAGAAAAGAAAATACTAA